Proteins found in one Quercus robur chromosome 2, dhQueRobu3.1, whole genome shotgun sequence genomic segment:
- the LOC126701820 gene encoding uncharacterized protein LOC126701820, with amino-acid sequence MPRIDNPVIRFSEDDARRLHHPHDDALMVSLQIGDYNMHRVLVDNGSSADILYYPAFQQMRIDRERLTPTNAPLVGFRGMKVFPLGAITLAVTAGDYPQQITKVVTFLVVDCSSAYNAILGRPTLNSWKAVTSTYHLMIKFSTKYGVGELRGNQIAAQECYIAMLEMEDQQQTMCIGKQRALAKPVEELEEVRLDDTWPEWTTKIGTLASWPVRQTMTTFLRDNQDMFACSHEYMLGIDPSVMVHKLNVSPSFPPIRQKKRVFAQERDKAIAEEVRKLLKTGFIREVYYPDWLANVVTVKKANGNWKMCVDFMDLNKACPKDSYPLPWIDTLVDSTARHQLLSFVDAFSGYNQIRMDESD; translated from the coding sequence ATGCCGCGAATAGATAACCCCGTCATCAGATTTTCAGAGGATGATGCTAGGAGACTTCACCATCCTCATGACGACGCACTTATGGTCAGCTTGCAAATAGGGGATTATAACATGCATCGGGTCCTCGTCGACAACGGCAGCTCAGCAGACATCCTATACTATCCAGCATTCCAGCAAATGAGAATTGACAGGGAACGGTTGACCCCAACGAATGCCCCACTCGTGGGATTTAGGGGAATGAAGGTGTTCCCCTTGGGCGCAATAACACTAGCTGTGACGGCAGGTGACTATCCTCAGCAGATCACTAAGGTGGTAACTTTTCTCGTAGTCGACTGCTCGTCCGCCTATAATGCcatcctcgggcgacccactCTCAATTCCTGGAAGGCAGTGACTTCAAcataccacctgatgattaaaTTCTCGACGAAGTATGGGGTGGGAGAACTGCGGGGAAATCAAATAGCAGCACAGGAATGCTATATTGCCATGTTAGAAATGGAGGATCAACAGCAAACAATGTGTATCGGAAAGCAACGAGCATTAGCAAAGCCGGTTGAAGAGCTGGAAGAGGTGAGACTTGATGACACATGGCCTGAATGGACAACTAAAATTGGCACACTAGCTAGTTGGCCAGTGCGCCAAACGATGACGACTTTCCTCAGAGATAACCAAGACATGTTCGCCTGTAGTCATGAATACATGCTAGGAATCGACCCCTCAGTCATGGTCCACAAGTTAAATGTGTCGCCTTCATTCCCTCCAATCCGGCAAAAGAAACGAGTCTTCGCCCAGGAGCGGGACAAGGCCATAGCCGAGGAAGTTCGAAAATTACTAAAGACAGGTTTCATCCGAGAAGTATATTACCCCGACTGGTTGGCAAACGTCGTCACGGTTAAAAAGGCCAACGGAAACTGGAagatgtgtgtagacttcatgGACCTTAACAAGGCTTGCCCTAAAGACAGCTACCCACTCCCATGGATAGATACCTTGGTAGATTCGACTGCAAGACACCAACTCCTAAGTTTTGTGGATGCTTTCTCCGGCTACAACCAGATCAGGATGGACGAATCTGATTAA
- the LOC126701813 gene encoding uncharacterized protein LOC126701813, with protein sequence MFAHQIGKNVQVYVDNMLVKSLHEVDHLDDLRETFDTLRSFNMKLNPNKCAFEVTAGKFLGFMVSQKGIEVNLEKVRAIMELEPPRTVKEVQSLNGKIAALNRRAGREGVVIQTPQGDKIQCMIQLDFPTTNNEVEYEALVARLDLAKAAGSENIVVHCDSQVVTSQINGDYECKNDRMNRYLEEVKYRINDLEVKFIQIPREENECADHLAKAASAKFMLVPEQTTPLISYLKTGVLPEEKGATRKLKVQTSWFVLIKNVLYKRGFSRPYLRCLGQEEADYVMKEVHEGICGNHSGARSLVHKLIQAGYYWPTMMKDAQTYVQSCDKCQRFSNFIRLSFVELTSITAPWPFVQWGLDIMGPFSTAIRQLKFLVVSIDYFTKWVEAEALATITEKNIRSFVWRNIICKYGIPRVLVSNNGKQFDNGAFRDFCSELGIKNHYSSPTHPQENGQVKVTNRSLLKIIKTRLERAKGIWPDELPSILWAYRTTARTLTGEIPFRLAYGTETVIPAEVGLTSY encoded by the exons atgtttgcacaTCAGATCGGCAAGAACGTACAGGTTTATGTTGACAACATGTTGGTAAAAAGCCTGCATGAAGTTGATCACCTAGACGACCTCAGGGAGACATTCGACACACTCCGATCATTCAACATGAAGCTAAATCCAAACAAGTGTGCGTTCGAAGTGACAGCTGGGAAGTTCTTGGGTTTCATGGTATCCCAAAAAGGAATAGAGGTCAACCTAGAGAAGGTGCGGGCCATAATGGAGTTGGAACCACCAAGGACGGTTAAGGAGGTCCAAAGTTTAAATGGAAAGATCGCAGCcctaaacag ACGAGCCGGAAGAGAAGGCGTAGTGATCCAAACTCCGCAGGGGGACAAGATCCAATGTATGATCCAACTGGATTTCCCCACAACCAACAACGAGGTAGAGTATGAAGCCTTGGTGGCAAGGCTAGACCTTGCAAAGGCTGCGGGATCAGAAAACATAGTTGTACACTGCGATTCACAGGTGGTAACGAGTCAGATCAATGGCGACTACGAGTGCAAGAACGATAGAATGAACAGATATTTAGAAGAAGTAAAATACCGAATCAACGACCTCGAAGTCAAATTCATTCAGATCCCAAGAGAAGAAAACGAATGTGCCGACCATCTAGCAAAAGCTGCGTCAGCCAAGTTTATGCTGGTTCCCGAACAG ACTACGCCATTGATATCCTACCTAAAAACTGGGGTGTTACCGGAGGAGAAAGGCGCCACAAGAAAGTTGAAGGTCCAGACATCATGGTTTGTGTTGATAAAGAACGTCTTATATAAAAGAGGTTTCTCTCGACCGTACCTAAGATGTTTAGGCCAAGAGGAAGCAGATTACGTGATGAAAGAAGTACACGAGGGTAtttgcggaaaccactcaggcgCGCGATCATTAGTACACAAGTTGATCCAAGCAGGATACTATTGGCCTACAATGATGAAGGACGCGCAAACTTATGTCCAgtcctgcgacaaatgccagaggttcagcaatttcatcAGATTGTCGTTCGTAGAACTGACCTCTATAACGGCACCCTGGCCGTTCGTACAATGGGGACTTGATATCATGGGCCCATTCTCGACGGCGATTCGGCAGCTAAAATTCCTGGTAGTTAgcatagactacttcactaagtgggtagAGGCGGAAGCCTTAGCCACCATCACGGAGAAGAACATCCGAAGTTTTGTCTGGAGGAATATCATATGCAAGTACGGGATACCCAGAGTACTGGTCTCTAACAACGGTAAGCAATTCGACAACGGCGCGTTCAGAGACTTCTGCTCGGAGTtagggatcaagaatcactactcgtcGCCCACACACCCACAGGAAAATGGACAAGTCAAAGTCACGAACCGGTCCTTGCTCAAGATAATCAAGACCCGGCTCGAGAGGGCAAAGGGAATCTGGCCGGACGAACTACCAAGCATCCTATGGGCATACCGAACCACAGCAAGAACACTCACTGGAGAAATACCATTTCGACTTGCATATGGAACCGAAACTGTCATTCCCGCAGAAGTAGGGCTCACGAGCTACTAG
- the LOC126701826 gene encoding uncharacterized protein LOC126701826, producing MCRAFPTTLKGPARVWFSRLTPSSINTFKELSAQFTSHFIGGHRYKRSTACLMSIKQREDVKLRAYITRFNKEALSIDEADDKILVAAFTNGLRKGKFLFSLYKNDPKTMTDVLYKATKYMNAEDALLARKEKPKKRERQEDTRQDKGRKVARTEDQRDERRPRPPTGKFTNFTPLTAPIDQVLMQIKDEGALIFPGKLKGDPNKRPRDKYCHFHRDHGHDNQLLQPETAD from the coding sequence atgtgtagggcattcccgACGACGCTGAAGGGCCCTGCAAGGGTTTGGTTCAGTAGATTGACACCAAGCTCCATCAACACTTTCAAAGAGTTGAGCGCCCAGTTCACCTCGCACTTCATAGGCGGACATCGGTACAAAAGGTCCACCGCGTGCTTAATGAGCATCAAGCAACGAGAAGACGTGAAGCTGCGGGCCTACATAACGCGTTTCAACAAGGAAGCCCTTTCAATTGACGAAGCTGACGATAAGATACTCGTAGCTGCATTCACTAACGGGTTGcggaagggtaagtttttgttttctttatacaagAATGACCCAAAGACCATGACGGACGTGCTCTATAAAGCCACCAAATACATGAACGCAGAAGATGCATTGCTAGCCCGCAAAGAGAAACCtaagaagagggagagacagGAGGACACACGACAGGACAAGGGGCGAAAGGTTGCTAGAACCGAAGATCAACGAGATGAAAGGCGCCCTAGACCCCCCACTGGAAAGTTCACCAATTTCACCCCATTAAccgccccgatagatcaagtcttaatgcaaatcaaagatgaaGGAGCGCTGATATTCCCTGGTAAATTAAAGGGAGATCCCAACAAGAGGCCAAGGGACAAGTATTGTCACTTTCACCGAGACCACGGGCACGACAACCAACTGCTACAACCTGAAACAGCAGATTGa